A segment of the Sander lucioperca isolate FBNREF2018 chromosome 7, SLUC_FBN_1.2, whole genome shotgun sequence genome:
TTGAGCATAAAGTTGTCATTTTTGAATCAAGATATAGACTGTATATGtgcaacttttttaataaattgATAAAGAAATGGTTTGTTATGGACATTTGTACTTTACGCAAACGTTCAAATCTTGATTCTTTTCTTCTAACATTTACCCATCTGTGTGGgttagcagcagcaggattAGATGAAATGTCATTATTTGCAGCCAGCAATACTGTTGCTTATATCAGTTAAATGCAAATGTTCCCAGACATGACCTAACTACTGTGGCCAGCAGTAGTTATGTTTTGTTATGTTTAACTTACTAGACTATAGATTCAACTGCACTGATGTATATGTCTTCTAAAACAAGTTTGTGTACATCATGTGCACTGATGGAAAATGTAGTTTTGCCTCCTCTCCACTTGTTTTGGGAACGATGTATCAGGACAAGAATAAAAGAAGATAAGgagctttttacatttttattcaagTTAACACGGAGTTGTCAGTGCGCCCCATTTTTGCGAGCCTCCTGCTGCCTGCCTTGGCCACAGTGATGAGGATGATAAGGAAGAAGCTCACAGTCCAGACACCTGCTACAGGCAGCACCACCGTCATCAGTATATCTGAAACATAACGCCAAAGACAAGGTGGTATCCACAGTGGGAAAGGACTGCTTTCAATGAGATCTACAGAAAAAAGCAAAGACAATTTTGAAAGGGCAGAAGTAGAGCAACAGTGATAAAGAAACAGAGCTTACTGGATGAAGGTCTGTCTGGCATTTCAATTCTGATGGGTCCATACGACAGAAGGCCCAGAGTGGGGTTGGCTCTCACTGCTTCTCTTTTACTGATCGAATTACAGTTctgtaaagaaaacaaaaacagccaagATATAGGTAGATATTTTCACAGTATTTGAGTAAAACAAATGAGGCGTAAGGTCGTAgtcattttttttgggggggggggggtctttttcctttatttgatagtgacagtaaacagacagaaaaggtgggagagagatggggatgacacacagcaaagggccacaggtcagacttgaacctgggccgctgcaaaCGACTCAGCATACATGGGGCTcatgctcttactgggtgagctagaagCCGCCCTCttgtgcctcgacgcagaggtccagggttcgagtccgacctgtggcgatttcctgcatgtcttccccctctctcccctttctcacctagctatccggtcaaaaattaaaggcggaaaagccccccccccaaaaaaaagttGCTCTGATGTCCCTTAAGGACAAAAATGTgttcactaaaaaaaaaaataaaaaaaaaaaaaactaccatGAAATTATATATTTGAATTTAAAGTTAAATCTTTTGACCAACTTGAGTCCTGATTATAACTACCAAATATTCATTAATTTCCAGAAATTCTAACCATTCAGGTGCCAGTATGTTTACATAATACCACTAtatgaaataaagtaaaaatgtaattattttctttacacTCAATTATAGGTGGATGATTTCAAGCAACATCATAGATTTTGATGCATTGCATCAAACACTGCAGTGCTCCGTAATACTGCAGCAATGCCCCTAGTGAAAACCAGGAAAATAGCATGCATTTGCCCCATAGAGCAAACATAAGAAAATGGCTCAATCTGgtggaaaatagtaaaaactacAATCTTGAATGGGTTTTAATGGGGAAATGTTTGTCCTTAAAACTTGCCTTGCAGGGCTGAGTGCCTGTATTTTGGCTAAACAGTTTATCGACTATTAGGAGCTGAGGTTGAACTTCCAAAGTTggaaagaacaaaaacacagccataatgattgaaaaattaaaaagccaaaaatgtccCTAGTAATGCACAAGGGTTAAGACTACCAAGTATGTAAGATGAATGAGCTCACAGGTGTGCAGGACTTGTGGTCGTCTGGCTCGCACAGCTGAACGGTACAGTGCAGATAGAGCTCGTGAGGTTCTGCCAAGAAGCGAAACATGTCAAAGCTGTAGCGAACGCTGGAACTGTCTCCGTTACGGCCAGACTGTCCTGTGCTCACGTTAAGAAAGGACACAGTCTGGTCATCCACACACCTGGATAAAGAGATGGAAGTGAAGAGTAGTAATGGGTTGACTGGAGTGTacggtttaaaaaaaacgacaaaagtgAGAAGAACTGTCGATATTGAGCTGTTCTGACCCGTGCCGAAGCAGTGTGTGAACATATCCCTCTGTAGTGTTCGGCTGGGGAGACTGTGTGGCCCAACAACCACTAACCATTAGCAGGAAAAAATCTGCAGGCTCTGTGACCGTCACCTCCACATACACCTGGATGCACAAAGCCAATCACTGACATGATACATATAGCTTCACCAAAATGTGCTTAAACTGGATGATGAGCCTGCCTTGTCTCGGAGTTCAATGGTGGGTGCGCTGCTGTGGGCCTTAGAGTAGGAGTCATCTGTGTACAACATCATCTGTATCGTGGCATCAACTTCATCCACATGGATCACCGTCTCACTGTGTGCGTAcagagaagaggaaagaaaacaaagaaaatgccTTTATGGTGAGAACATAAACAATTTCAATCTGTACTAAATAACGTTTTCAGATTGCAGTGCACAGTGAAATCACGTTTCCGGAGGCCGTCAGAGGGCTCTCTGGTTTGGGACAACCGCTCAGATTTGCATGTGTGCAATAGAATTTGGGAATCTCACCACAGAAGCATGCACTAGAACAGAGGGGGATTTCCCTTTAGCATTTTAATATACATTAACtttaaaaggacaattccggcgcaaaacctATGggtaataacagatgtgtacctactcgatcgttctctgggacatgttttcatgctaaccGAATgcgtttgtagcttgaaacaagctagcgtggaccgctgattagcttacaacgctagtattcggggcacagggaaagtaaaaacaaatcgctattttgtaccactaaaaaggctcaaaatatcaccaaccttcaacggtagcataatgagggtccctaaatgttaaccgaagcattgagaacttttaagtgtacagacagtttattgaaaagatagattataaagacactcgcattcatgtttacatgcggccgccgtcttggaaaacagtcatgacttacagctgccGGTGCAAACTAaatccaaaagcaatttgctcaatatatctgaaataatcacaccgatgtaaaacataacttgtctagtgtacttactcagtggataactgtccatctggtccctccggtatGGGTCGctgtctccaatttattttcggggcagtttcaagtacagccctgtttatcagagaggggaaatcttcagactgtacaaaacactgcatctcttgggtgtcgcgacgcaacaggtcccactccgtgcaacacagacactcccgTTCGGTGgtcatagcttcacaatgtccgcaggtacaccagtttcctgaagtacgaggctgtgttgcggcattgactaccggtagcggtcgctctctcgtagccctttcacggagctctcgcagctcttcgttcaataaactgtctgtacacttacaatgttctcaatgcttcggttaacatttagggaccctcattatgttaCCGTTGAAGTTaggtgatattttgagcatttttagtggtataaaaagcaatttgtttttactttccctatgccccgaatactagcgttgtaagctaatcagtgcATTCGATtcacatgaaaacatgtcccagagagcgatcgagtgggtacacatctgttaacccccaggttcgttttgcgccggaattgtcctttaaatgttCAATGGACAGGTAAGATTCTCAGGCATTGCTTAACGTCCCCCTCCAGACACGTTTTAAAGTATGTAAACAATACTATTAATATTTAGTTTAACTTGGTTTTCTCACAAAAGTGAAAGCACATTTACTCTCTCCCTCATGGAGAAAGAGATTCAGCCATAGGACTACATGTTTGAGCCTCATGCTGGGTTCAGACAGGAGGCTGGCGGCTTGTGGAGGTCCGCAAGCTCGTGGTCTGCAACTGTAGTTTCGGCGTCCTGTCTGAACCCAGCATCAATCAGAACGTAGTCTGGCTTAGGGATGTCACGATAACCGGTACTTGGTACCAACTCGGTACCAAAATTCTGAAAACGTGCCGGTACTCATTTTTCCAGGTACCGACCTGACGGGCGCAGTATATACGcctaatgttaaaaatgttctaGACTGCCGCTAAATGCTGAAGAACAACGACCAGCACGGAAAAACAGCAAATAGCCCCTCATCTCCCTGTAAGGCTTGATCGCATTCAGCTTCTGGCTTTACCGTAGATCTACGGCGGCAGCTTTCACAACttcacctggaactcccaaacctttttctctctgccgttgtcTATCACAACCTAACGTGTGCTCTAATAGCACTTGTTTTAATGGACCTCTataaccagtgttgggcaagttacttttaaaaagtaattagttgcagttacttcttccaaaaactaaattagttattcagttacaaattatgaaagtaactagttacttcagaaagtaactattgcgttactttaaagtacatttttaaatgctcaaatgtgaccccacctcaacccctctttaatggaacttaaaatacatgtgcatgttcaattatttatgataaatctgaatattataatgaaatggacacttaatacattaacagaaacaatgtacacaaatctaaactattttaatgttgctgtgggacaaagtgagactagcctccaatcaaatgccatgtatgtagatatgtTTAAATgtctctctcgttgactgactcacttgtgttgttcttg
Coding sequences within it:
- the zpd gene encoding zona pellucida glycoprotein d isoform X2, with amino-acid sequence MCGRDHMAIRATEDFFKYHNVSLESLHFPNKSCRAQRKVVDGVPHYMSRISKDQYLTCGGKPLEKNHTHIFYSLSLLSEPQVNGNIIRDPVIKINFTCIHPYIKRASLTFPVIPSSSETVIHVDEVDATIQMMLYTDDSYSKAHSSAPTIELRDKVYVEVTVTEPADFFLLMVSGCWATQSPQPNTTEGYVHTLLRHGCVDDQTVSFLNVSTGQSGRNGDSSSVRYSFDMFRFLAEPHELYLHCTVQLCEPDDHKSCTPNCNSISKREAVRANPTLGLLSYGPIRIEMPDRPSSNILMTVVLPVAGVWTVSFFLIILITVAKAGSRRLAKMGRTDNSVLT
- the zpd gene encoding zona pellucida glycoprotein d isoform X1; this encodes MIQIGLKLSVVLVLLLGFTSQRVEGICSVQHCNDRTRCVLSKDQRSCKCTTGYYADQCDKHANIKVMCGRDHMAIRATEDFFKYHNVSLESLHFPNKSCRAQRKVVDGVPHYMSRISKDQYLTCGGKPLEKNHTHIFYSLSLLSEPQVNGNIIRDPVIKINFTCIHPYIKRASLTFPVIPSSSETVIHVDEVDATIQMMLYTDDSYSKAHSSAPTIELRDKVYVEVTVTEPADFFLLMVSGCWATQSPQPNTTEGYVHTLLRHGCVDDQTVSFLNVSTGQSGRNGDSSSVRYSFDMFRFLAEPHELYLHCTVQLCEPDDHKSCTPNCNSISKREAVRANPTLGLLSYGPIRIEMPDRPSSNILMTVVLPVAGVWTVSFFLIILITVAKAGSRRLAKMGRTDNSVLT